The sequence TGACCATGACGGAGGAGAAGTGTCCTTGCGGCCTCAATGGAAGATCCATTCGGCAGTCACTCACGATCGCCGAGCCGTCGTCCGCCGTCAACGGTCAATTCCGCCGCGCCTCCCACCGCCACGCATCGGAGCGTTCCACCGCCGCACAGCAGCGCCTTCCGCCACCGCGCATCGGCGAGCAGCCGGGGCCGGCCCCGGCACGGCTCAGCCCGGCTCGCCGAACCAGCGGCGGAGCGCGGCCCGGAGTGTGGCGGCGTCACCGGGGAGGCACCAGGCGACGTAGCCGTCGGGCCGGATGAGCCGCGGCTCGCACTGCGCCGCCCGTACGGTGTCCACCCGGCCGGCCCACTCCGCCGCAACGTCTGCCGGCCGCTCGCCGCCGTCCGGGCCCGCACCGTCCGCGCCTCCGTCCGGGGGGCACAGGAACAGGGGTCTGCCCGCGCGGAGCAGTTCCACCAGGGTGATGGCGCCGTCGGCGGTCTTGAGCTCGGTGTCCGGGGCGAGCCGGCCGGCGCCGGGGTGGCCGACGTCGTAGGCCGTGGCGGTACCGCTGATCATGGCGCTGAGGTGGTCGTTGACCTGGTCCAGCCGCATGAGCTCGGCGAACAGCTCCCGCAGGGGATCGACCCCGGGGTCGGGGTCGGCCAGGGCGGTCTGCGCGCGGACGTTCCACAGGACCCGCGCCGCCACCGGGTGCCGCTCGCCGTGGTAGGTGTCGAGCAGCCCGTCCGGAGCCCACCCCCGCACCTGGGCGGCGAGCTTCCAGCCCAGGTTCATGGCGTCCTCCATCCCGGTGTTGAGCCCCTGCCCTCCCCAGGGGAAGTGCACGTGGGCGGCGTCCCCGGCGACGAGCACGCGCCCCCGGCGGTAGGTCTCGGCCTGGAGCGCGGCGTCACCGTACCGGGTCAGGCCGCGCGGTCCGGCCATCCGGACCGGGTGGCCGGCGATGTGCTCGACCACGCTCCGCAGCTCCTCCAGGGACACCGGCGCCTCCCGGTCGGCGTGCGGGCCGCGGAAGTCGTAGGTGCTGATCCGGCTGTGGCCGTGTGTGCCGCCGCCCCAGACCAGGAGCCAGCCACGCGGGGTGCGGTGCCAGCCGCCGGGGAGGGGGTCCAGCAGCCGGACGTCGCCCATCAGCGCGGCGACGCCCGCCGGGGTGCCGGTGAACGGGATGCCCGCCAGCTTGCGCACGGCGCTGCGGGCGCCGTCGGCGCCGACGACGTAGCGGGCGGTCAGCTCGTACGGCCCGGCGGGGCCCTCCACGGTCAGCGTGACGTGGTCGGCGTCCTGGGTGAGGCCGGTGACCTCGTGCCCCCGCCGGATCTCCGCGCCCAGGCCGGTGGCACGGTCGGCGAACACCTGCTCGGCCCACGCCTGCGGGCTGCCGACGATGCTGGGCCCCTCTCCGGCCGCCGGCCCGAGGTCCAGCTCGAACATGCCGGAGAAGTGGAAGCGCACGCCGCCGTAGGAGGACTGTCCCACCGCGTCGAGCAGGCCCCGGCGGTTCAGGCTCTGGGCGGTCCTGGCGTGCAGCGTGCCGGCCTTGGACTCCCCCGTCGGGGTGGGGAGGCGCTCCAGGACCAGCGGCCGGACACCCTGGAGGGCGAGCTCGGCCGCGAGCAGCATACCGACCGGGCCGCCCCCGGCCACCACGACGTCGAAGCTCGGAACGTCGGAACTCATGGGGATCTCCTCAGGCGTCCACGCGCGCGGGCCGGGGCTCTGCCGCCTCGCGGCGCTGGAAGGTCAGGGCCAGGAAGGCGCTCAGCAGGATACCCGCGGCGGCGACGTAGATCGCGGCCCGCAGTCCGCCGGTGATCTCGCCGAGCAGGGCCTCGCCCGCCAGGCCGGTGACGTCCCGGCCGGCGACCGCGACGAGCACGGCCAGGCCGAGCGCGGTCCCGACCTGCAGGGCGGTGGACGCCACGCCGGAGGCGACCCCCTGCTCTCCGGCGGCGACCCCGGAGGCGGCGGCGATCCACATTCCGGTCCAGGTCAGGCCCTGACCGAGCCCCATGACGACGATGCCGGGCAGCACGTTCCAGTAGGAGCCGCCCGCGCTCATGCCCGTGGCGAGCAGGGCGGTGCCGGCGGCGCCGGCGACGATGCCGGTGAGCAGGGTCAGGCGCATCCCGGTCCGGGTGGCCATCCGCTCGCCGATCTGGGTGCCGGCGGCGATCATGAGGGACGGCACGAGGAAGGCCGCCCCTGTCACGAGCGGGCTGTAGCCGTGGACGCTCTGGAAGTAGAGGGTCAGGAAGTACGGCAGGGCGTTGAACGTGGCCCCGAAGATCAGGGTGATGGCCATCGATCCGCTCAGGCTGCGGTTGCCCAGCAGGCGCAGCGGCATGAGGGGGTCACGGCTACGGGCCTCGATGACGAGGAAGGCCGCCAGCAGCACGGCTGCGAGGGCGAAGCCCGCCAGGATGACCGGCGAGGTCCAGCCGGACTCGGGGCCCTGGATGAGCGCGAAGGCCAGCAGGGTGACCCCGGCGGTGACGGTCACCGCGCCGGGCAGGTCGAAGCTGCGGCCCCGCTGCCGCGCGCCGTCGGCGGGGATGAGCGTGTAGGCGAGCAGCGCGGCGCCTCCGGCGAGCGGGACGTTGACGTAGAAGACCGCCTCCCAGCCGAAGGAGTCGGTCAGCACCCCGCCCAGCAGCGCCCCCAGGGACAGCCCGCTGGCCCCGGCGCCGCTCCAGATCGCCAGCGCCCGGTTCCGTTCGGGGCCTTCGGCGAAGAGGGTGTTGACCAGCGACAGGGTGGCGGGGAAGAGCAGCGCCCCGCCGAGCCCCTGCACCGCGCGGGCGGCGACCAGCAGGCCGGAGCTCTCGGCGAGCCCGCCGACCAGCGAGGAGACCGCGTACAGCAGCAGGGCCGTGACGAACAGACGCCGGCGTCCCAGCAGGTCGGCCGCCCGTCCGCCGAGCAGCAGGAAGCCTCCGTAGGTGACCGCGTACACGCTGGTCACCCACTGCAGGGTGTGGGCGGAGAAGCCGAGGTCCCGGCCGATCTCGGGGAGGGCGACGAAGACGATGTTGAAGTCGAGCGAGGTGATGAGCTGGGCGAAGGCCAGCAGGGCCAGGGTCCGGCCGACATGGCGGCGCCGGGTGAGCGGCTGGGACGGGGAGGGAGACGGCATGACCACCTTCATATTGTTCGAGAAACACGAACAGTTGAACTGTTCGGAATAGTCGTACAAAACGGGTCGCGCCGTCAAGTTCGACTCTTCCGTACAATCGCCCTATGACAGTCCTTCACCCGTCCATCGAGCAGTTCCAGCTCGAAGCGGTGCTGGCCGCGCTCGGCCACCCGGTCCGGGCGTCGATCGTGCGGGCCCTGTCCTCCGGCGAGGAGAGGTTCTGCGGCGCGATAGTCCCCGACGTGCCCAAATCGACCCTCACCCACCATTGGCGGGTGCTGCGAGAGAGCGGCGTCATCCGGCAGCGCCCCTCGGGCCGCAAGCTCTACATCACCCTCCGCCGCGACGACCTCGACACCCGCTTCCCCGGCCTCCTCGACCTGCTCCTGTCCGACGAGGCCTTCGGCAGGACGGCCTGGCACGCCGCCTCCAGCGGCTGAGCGCCCGCCACCGTCCCGACAGCCGGCGAAAAAACGCGAGACAGCCAGAGAAAAGGGGTGAAACAGAAGCGCGGGTCCGGACAGGTGTAGGTGACGAGTCCCCTTCGAAAGGGAGCAGTGTGGGCCCCCCTGATCCCGAGCAGCGCTTCGAGAAGATCTACGACGCGCACTACCCCGATCTCCTCGCCTACGTACGGCGGCGCACCGGCTCCCCCGACGACGCGGCGGACGCGATCGCCGAGACGTTCACCACGGCCTGGCGCCGGGTGGAGGACATCCCCGAGGGGCACGACGCCCGGCTCTGGCTGTACGGCGTCGCCCGGCGGGTCCTGGCCAACAAACGCCGGGAGGAGACCCGCCGCACCGCGCTGGCCGTACGGCTCCGCGCCGAGCTGACCGTCTGGGCCGAGAACCTCGCGGAAGAGGACCCCGACGGGGTCCGCCGTGCCTTCATGCGGCTGAGCCCCGACGACCGCGAGCTGCTCGCCCTGGTGAGCTGGGAGGGCCTGACCAGCGAGGAGATCGCGAAGGTGCTGGGCTGCTCGCGCGGCGCCGTACGCCTGCGGCTGCACCGGGCCCGCAAACGGCTCGCCAGGGAGCTGGACTCGCGGGGATTCGACATGGCCAGGTACGGCTCGCGCGCGATCGCGCTGGCGAAGGGGGAGCTGTGATGAACGACATCGACCGCGTCGTCGCGGGGATCGCCCCCGACCCCGGACCGGGCATGACCCCCGGCGCCAGGGAGCTGTTCGACGAGATCACCACGGCCCCGGCCGTCGCTCCCGCCCCGGGACGCTCCCGATGGTCCGTCCCCGGGCTGATCGCCCGTCGGCTCACGGCGACCGTCCCGCGCCGGCGGTTCGCCGTGCCGGCCATCGCCGGGCTCGCCGCCGCGGCCGTGATCCTGAGCTGGGTGCTCCCCGGCGGCTACGGCACCGCCCCGGCCGCCGCCGCCCTCGACATCAAGCGGGAGGGCAACTACTACGTCATCACGGTGAAGGACCTCTACGCCGCCCCGAAGCTGTACGAACGCGAGCTCAACGCCCGCGGCCTCGACATCAGGCTCCAGCTCGAACCGACGTCTCCGAGCATGGCCGGCCAGATGTTCGTGATGAACGGGGGGATCGAGGACCTGCGGCAGGGGCGGGTGGTGCCCCAACAGGACTCCATCAGGACCATCGAGGCGCCGGGTTCCTGTGTCCGCTTCGCGGGCTGCCCGATCGGCCTGAAAGTCCCGGTGGCCTTCAAGGCGAGAGGGGAAATCTTCCTCGGCCGTGCCGCCCGTCCCGGCGAGTACTACACGATGCCGCCCGGCATCGACATGCCCGGTGAGCCGCTCCACTGCGTCGACTACATCAACAAGACCGTCGACGAGGTGCGGGCGATGCTGCGGCAACGCGGCGTGGAGCCGGAGTTCACCCACTACGGCGCCA comes from Streptosporangium roseum DSM 43021 and encodes:
- a CDS encoding FAD-dependent monooxygenase, with the translated sequence MSSDVPSFDVVVAGGGPVGMLLAAELALQGVRPLVLERLPTPTGESKAGTLHARTAQSLNRRGLLDAVGQSSYGGVRFHFSGMFELDLGPAAGEGPSIVGSPQAWAEQVFADRATGLGAEIRRGHEVTGLTQDADHVTLTVEGPAGPYELTARYVVGADGARSAVRKLAGIPFTGTPAGVAALMGDVRLLDPLPGGWHRTPRGWLLVWGGGTHGHSRISTYDFRGPHADREAPVSLEELRSVVEHIAGHPVRMAGPRGLTRYGDAALQAETYRRGRVLVAGDAAHVHFPWGGQGLNTGMEDAMNLGWKLAAQVRGWAPDGLLDTYHGERHPVAARVLWNVRAQTALADPDPGVDPLRELFAELMRLDQVNDHLSAMISGTATAYDVGHPGAGRLAPDTELKTADGAITLVELLRAGRPLFLCPPDGGADGAGPDGGERPADVAAEWAGRVDTVRAAQCEPRLIRPDGYVAWCLPGDAATLRAALRRWFGEPG
- a CDS encoding MFS transporter, yielding MPSPSPSQPLTRRRHVGRTLALLAFAQLITSLDFNIVFVALPEIGRDLGFSAHTLQWVTSVYAVTYGGFLLLGGRAADLLGRRRLFVTALLLYAVSSLVGGLAESSGLLVAARAVQGLGGALLFPATLSLVNTLFAEGPERNRALAIWSGAGASGLSLGALLGGVLTDSFGWEAVFYVNVPLAGGAALLAYTLIPADGARQRGRSFDLPGAVTVTAGVTLLAFALIQGPESGWTSPVILAGFALAAVLLAAFLVIEARSRDPLMPLRLLGNRSLSGSMAITLIFGATFNALPYFLTLYFQSVHGYSPLVTGAAFLVPSLMIAAGTQIGERMATRTGMRLTLLTGIVAGAAGTALLATGMSAGGSYWNVLPGIVVMGLGQGLTWTGMWIAAASGVAAGEQGVASGVASTALQVGTALGLAVLVAVAGRDVTGLAGEALLGEITGGLRAAIYVAAAGILLSAFLALTFQRREAAEPRPARVDA
- a CDS encoding ArsR/SmtB family transcription factor, with the translated sequence MTVLHPSIEQFQLEAVLAALGHPVRASIVRALSSGEERFCGAIVPDVPKSTLTHHWRVLRESGVIRQRPSGRKLYITLRRDDLDTRFPGLLDLLLSDEAFGRTAWHAASSG
- a CDS encoding RNA polymerase sigma factor, which codes for MGPPDPEQRFEKIYDAHYPDLLAYVRRRTGSPDDAADAIAETFTTAWRRVEDIPEGHDARLWLYGVARRVLANKRREETRRTALAVRLRAELTVWAENLAEEDPDGVRRAFMRLSPDDRELLALVSWEGLTSEEIAKVLGCSRGAVRLRLHRARKRLARELDSRGFDMARYGSRAIALAKGEL